The sequence TTTGACTGCAGAGATGGTCCAAATTCGAAAAttggaattttaaaatgatttaaaagtAAAGTTGAAATGGTATTATGAGtgcataaaattattaatttgtaataaatttaatcattaatttaattttattgttttagaaattcataattattgtacttaaaattaaattaggaaCCTGCAAATGAATTGATTATACAAAATCCATGTCCATTATTAACTCTTACCTCCTAGTCCTATGAAGCGTATAATCTCTCTAATTTACCACCCTACATTCCGCCACAAAAACCGGTAATTCCCACCGCCATCGGTTTTTTCAAAGACCGGTCAAATTACACCTAGCATGCTTTCAGAAACTCTGAACCAACAGATCTGGTTCAACCACATTCTCCTTCCTCCGCCGCATTTCTAAAACTTTCCGGTGACTATTGGAGTGAATTTCCTGTGAGAAATTCGGGCTGCAAGCCGGTCTATACTCGGGAAATAACCGGCCGGATTTGAACCGGACGCCACAAGCATTACACAATGTTTTGGGGCCCAGCGGTCCGGCTCGCCACTGCGGGGTCTTTTGCACCTGACAATGCGAACAACGCCTTCCGGATATTACGACGCCGTCGGGTTCCGGTTTTCTCTTTTGCTTCTTCGCCGGAGTTTTTTCCAGAGGTGAAAACCAGTGAGTTTTCTGAACCGGGTTTTCGAAAAACAAGGGGTTGAAAGTGGACGAACCGTGTGAAGACAGGGATGTTGAAGAAGACTCGGCGGCGCTCAACGGCAGCGACGGCAGTGACCACGGCCGCCCATTTGATCTGGACCGGTTTCTCCTTGGTTTCGTGGGAAGAGGCAACGGGAAGCACG comes from Primulina huaijiensis isolate GDHJ02 chromosome 2, ASM1229523v2, whole genome shotgun sequence and encodes:
- the LOC140959807 gene encoding GATA transcription factor 7-like, yielding MECIEARALKSSFLSQMAMKTNSQVFYNDDGWCFAGMNSVNSDDFPVEDLLNLDSPEKEFQEGCVEKAYDEIKRLPQERNVENSDVISGEFQSLSAGDLVVPVDELENLEWLSQFVDDSTSAFSLLCPAGNFSGRNGRFSGKPPPINISAIQKPRSPCFPLPLPTKPRRNRSRSNGRPWSLPSLPLSAAESSSTSLSSHGSSTFNPLFFENPVQKTHWFSPLEKTPAKKQKRKPEPDGVVISGRRCSHCQVQKTPQWRAGPLGPKTLCNACGVRFKSGRLFPEYRPACSPNFSQEIHSNSHRKVLEMRRRKENVVEPDLLVQSF